One genomic segment of Balneolaceae bacterium includes these proteins:
- a CDS encoding DUF3820 family protein — MKSDFLIKLVRARMPFGQYKGRYITQLPVHYLEWFNRKGFPKGQLGQYLATMYEIKTNGLDQILRPIIKEYRDRE; from the coding sequence ATGAAATCAGATTTTCTTATCAAACTGGTTCGCGCCCGAATGCCATTCGGCCAGTATAAAGGCCGGTATATCACACAACTGCCTGTTCATTACCTGGAATGGTTCAACCGTAAGGGGTTTCCAAAAGGTCAGCTCGGGCAGTATCTCGCAACCATGTATGAAATCAAGACAAATGGTTTGGATCAGATTTTGAGGCCGATTATTAAGGAATATCGAGATCGGGAGTAA
- the eno gene encoding phosphopyruvate hydratase has translation MKIKNIDAIQVFDSRGNPTLEAFVELENGMKGSAVVPSGASTGQFEAHELRDGDPLKFLGRSVNKAIENVKGEIHSELIGKDVHQQAELDKLMIDLDGTKKKDRLGANAILGVSMAIARASATAQKKPLFQTLTDEDGTLLPLPEIQILGGGAHANGRIDIQDFMIICTGAKSYQECLEMTFNVYHQCGQLLQDKGKLAGVADEGGYWPDFDSNEEVFEILLKAIQKSGYSPGEDIHLSLDIAASEFYDNGRYHLSLEDRFLTGDQFYKVISGWCDQFPIISIEDPFAETDTPNWKRFTKEFGDKIQIVGDDLFTTDIKRVEDGKAEKLANSVLIKLNQIGTVTETIKCIKQTQKFGWSPVVSARSGETEDPFISHLAVATNAGQLKVGSFSRSERMVKWNEILRIERELGEKARFIGPRVYSPTWKGEQGNDFTNENLTESEMQWRSSQSSGFGP, from the coding sequence GTGAAGATTAAAAATATTGATGCAATCCAGGTGTTCGACTCCCGTGGCAATCCAACACTTGAGGCTTTTGTGGAATTGGAGAATGGAATGAAAGGTTCAGCCGTCGTTCCATCGGGGGCATCCACCGGCCAGTTTGAGGCACATGAGTTGAGGGATGGTGATCCATTGAAATTTCTCGGTAGATCGGTAAACAAAGCGATTGAAAACGTGAAGGGAGAAATTCACTCAGAACTGATTGGAAAAGATGTTCATCAACAAGCAGAGCTGGACAAGTTGATGATTGACCTCGACGGTACAAAAAAGAAAGATCGACTTGGAGCGAATGCTATTCTCGGAGTTTCAATGGCGATTGCCCGTGCTTCGGCAACCGCTCAAAAGAAGCCGCTTTTTCAAACATTAACAGATGAGGATGGAACGCTTCTTCCTCTCCCGGAAATACAGATTCTTGGAGGTGGCGCCCATGCAAACGGGCGCATCGACATTCAGGATTTTATGATTATCTGTACCGGTGCTAAATCCTATCAGGAATGTCTGGAGATGACATTTAACGTCTATCATCAATGTGGTCAGCTTTTACAGGATAAAGGAAAATTAGCCGGAGTAGCGGACGAAGGTGGGTACTGGCCTGATTTCGATTCCAACGAAGAAGTTTTTGAAATTCTGTTGAAGGCGATTCAAAAATCTGGCTATTCACCCGGTGAAGATATTCATCTCTCTCTCGATATTGCAGCCTCAGAATTCTATGATAATGGGCGATATCATCTGAGCCTTGAAGACAGATTCCTCACGGGGGATCAATTTTACAAGGTGATCTCCGGATGGTGTGATCAATTTCCGATCATATCCATTGAAGATCCATTCGCCGAGACCGACACGCCAAATTGGAAGAGATTTACCAAAGAGTTTGGTGATAAAATTCAGATTGTCGGTGACGATCTGTTTACAACGGATATTAAGAGAGTAGAAGATGGAAAAGCCGAAAAATTGGCGAACAGTGTCTTAATCAAACTGAATCAGATCGGTACGGTTACTGAGACGATCAAATGCATCAAACAAACCCAAAAGTTTGGATGGTCACCAGTTGTTTCAGCACGATCCGGGGAGACCGAGGACCCATTTATCTCACATCTGGCTGTTGCAACAAATGCAGGTCAGTTGAAGGTAGGGTCCTTTTCCAGGTCAGAACGAATGGTGAAATGGAATGAGATTCTGCGAATAGAACGGGAGTTAGGAGAAAAAGCAAGGTTTATAGGGCCGCGAGTATATTCTCCAACTTGGAAGGGAGAACAGGGGAATGACTTTACTAATGAGAACCTGACAGAGTCAGAAATGCAATGGAGGTCCTCTCAGAGTTCGGGTTTTGGCCCCTAA
- a CDS encoding aminoglycoside phosphotransferase family protein, producing MDRDKITALLRTENLISGSNIKFKPLKGGVSSDIVLVSDGESSVVVKQALPKLNVEDDWYADISRNENEQKFLRFLRRIKPDASPKLLYSNSEHSFFVMEFLDEEFKNWKKQMLNGVFDPQIAEKSAALLATIHKESWKNEDLKKEFNKADNFYELRTEPYLVTTGQRYPDLKDHFFDEVERLKSHQEAIVHGDFSPKNIMVKNGRVVLLDHEVAWFGDPAFDLAFFLNHLYLKMLYHFKKTGEIQDLTNIAWTTYFNQMGEQIFQQMEERTIRLLLMMMLARMDGKSPVEYLEADQQEFVRSFVKKVLPVGQFSHSKINKNWKEELKQRFGKD from the coding sequence ATGGACAGAGATAAAATTACGGCTTTACTGAGGACTGAGAATCTGATTTCAGGTTCTAACATTAAATTTAAACCATTGAAAGGAGGCGTTTCTTCTGATATTGTTCTCGTTTCGGATGGAGAGAGTTCAGTTGTCGTTAAACAGGCACTCCCGAAACTGAATGTAGAAGATGATTGGTATGCCGATATCTCCAGAAATGAAAACGAACAGAAATTTTTACGATTTTTAAGGCGGATTAAACCGGATGCCTCTCCTAAACTTCTCTACAGTAATTCAGAGCACTCCTTTTTTGTGATGGAGTTTTTGGATGAGGAGTTTAAGAACTGGAAAAAGCAGATGTTGAACGGAGTCTTTGATCCTCAGATCGCTGAGAAATCGGCAGCGTTGTTGGCAACGATCCATAAGGAATCTTGGAAGAATGAAGATTTAAAAAAGGAATTTAATAAAGCGGATAACTTTTACGAACTGCGAACAGAGCCTTATCTCGTCACAACCGGTCAGCGCTATCCCGATCTGAAAGATCACTTTTTTGATGAGGTGGAGCGATTGAAATCGCATCAGGAAGCGATTGTGCATGGAGATTTTAGTCCCAAAAATATTATGGTCAAGAACGGCCGCGTGGTTCTCTTAGATCACGAAGTGGCCTGGTTTGGAGATCCCGCATTTGATCTCGCTTTTTTTCTGAATCATCTCTATTTAAAGATGCTTTATCATTTCAAAAAAACCGGTGAGATTCAGGATCTGACAAATATCGCCTGGACCACCTATTTTAATCAAATGGGAGAGCAGATATTTCAACAGATGGAAGAGCGAACGATACGGTTGCTTCTTATGATGATGCTGGCCCGAATGGATGGAAAATCTCCGGTTGAGTATTTAGAAGCCGATCAGCAGGAATTTGTGAGATCATTTGTGAAAAAGGTTCTGCCTGTTGGACAATTCTCTCACTCAAAGATTAATAAAAATTGGAAGGAAGAATTAAAACAAAGATTCGGTAAAGATTAA
- a CDS encoding helix-turn-helix transcriptional regulator has translation MKDGKIINNIRVLRFQHGEMTQQELADEVGVTRQTINALEAAKYNPSLELAFKIADVFDRPLEEVFKYKK, from the coding sequence ATGAAAGACGGGAAAATCATAAATAATATCCGGGTTTTGAGATTCCAACATGGCGAGATGACCCAGCAGGAACTTGCTGATGAGGTGGGCGTCACCCGACAGACCATCAACGCACTGGAAGCGGCTAAATATAATCCCTCCCTGGAGCTGGCTTTTAAGATTGCTGATGTGTTTGATCGTCCACTGGAAGAGGTTTTTAAGTATAAGAAGTGA
- a CDS encoding DUF2914 domain-containing protein — MISRFLAFLRKHQKYAPVLFFIGGFIWDSLTLGRIDRLYDRTILSTYMILLSVAIYMFNVADDGKWKDTFFEKYEEYLPLAIQFFLGALCSAFVIYFSRSVSFTKTLSFFVILVILLFGNELLKQRISNKYLQFSAYFFVNFTFCTFFIPVLIKQMSTSIFIISGLISLGTTMALIIYIYAVSPSTRREIHEGKIFGLVVGIYLMINTFYYFNMIPPVPLALESGIVAHNVEKVNGNYEVTYQKEVWYKFWRENSLTYLQEPGSNVYLFTSIFAPTDLQKSVAHRWKWFDPATDQWQVADTISYEIMGGRDHGYRGFTYKNNVWEGSWKVDVITEEGLVLGIIDFEIEIDSTTQHIELETQVF, encoded by the coding sequence ATGATCAGCCGTTTCCTTGCCTTTCTCAGAAAGCATCAAAAGTACGCTCCTGTTCTCTTCTTTATTGGCGGCTTTATATGGGATTCCCTCACCCTTGGCCGTATCGACCGGCTCTACGACCGCACCATTCTCTCCACCTATATGATTCTGCTGAGTGTGGCGATTTATATGTTTAATGTGGCAGATGACGGAAAATGGAAAGACACCTTCTTTGAAAAATATGAGGAGTATCTTCCCCTGGCCATTCAGTTTTTCCTCGGGGCGTTGTGCAGTGCGTTTGTGATCTATTTCTCAAGAAGTGTCTCGTTTACAAAAACACTCTCCTTTTTTGTGATCCTGGTGATTCTTCTGTTTGGCAATGAATTGTTAAAGCAGAGAATATCAAATAAATACTTGCAATTTAGTGCCTATTTCTTTGTGAACTTTACATTCTGTACGTTTTTCATCCCAGTTTTGATCAAGCAGATGAGCACTTCGATATTCATCATATCCGGTTTGATCAGCCTCGGAACCACGATGGCTTTAATCATCTATATTTATGCTGTCAGCCCATCCACAAGAAGAGAAATTCACGAAGGGAAAATATTCGGTTTGGTGGTGGGTATATATTTGATGATTAATACGTTCTACTATTTCAACATGATACCGCCTGTACCCCTTGCTCTTGAATCTGGAATAGTGGCTCATAATGTTGAGAAGGTGAATGGCAATTACGAGGTTACCTATCAAAAGGAAGTTTGGTATAAGTTCTGGAGAGAAAACAGCCTGACCTACCTTCAGGAACCTGGTTCGAATGTATATCTGTTTACATCAATTTTTGCTCCAACGGATCTCCAAAAATCAGTGGCACACCGGTGGAAATGGTTTGATCCGGCTACCGATCAATGGCAGGTGGCAGATACCATTTCGTATGAAATTATGGGAGGCCGCGATCATGGCTACAGGGGTTTTACATACAAAAACAACGTTTGGGAAGGTTCCTGGAAAGTAGATGTAATAACAGAAGAGGGGCTTGTTTTGGGAATTATAGACTTTGAGATAGAGATCGATTCAACCACACAACACATAGAGCTGGAAACGCAGGTATTTTAA
- the purM gene encoding phosphoribosylformylglycinamidine cyclo-ligase: MSDKKITYKDSGVDIKAGEDLVNSIKDVVKDTHNANVVSNIGGFGGLFTADFGSMKNPVLVSSVDGVGTKLIVAFKSEKYDTVGQDLVNHCVNDIAVCGATPLFFLDYFSTGKLEQQVGFDVVSGFAKACKENGVALIGGETAEMPDIYDSGEFDLAGTIVGVVDRDQLITGEKIQKGDLLIGFKSSGIHTNGYSLARKVLFSEYDVNDQPEELNRTVGEELLQVHRSYLKVISELKEIDGVNGFSHITGGGIVGNTKRILPDGLKLDIDWDSWKRPAIFDLIQKTGNVPEDDMRATFNLGIGLIAVVSESAVTKVEEICSQLDEEFLEIGSVI; this comes from the coding sequence GTGTCAGATAAAAAAATTACCTACAAAGACTCAGGTGTCGATATCAAAGCCGGGGAAGACCTGGTAAATTCCATCAAAGATGTGGTAAAAGATACACACAACGCCAATGTGGTAAGTAACATCGGCGGATTTGGCGGACTCTTTACTGCTGATTTTGGATCTATGAAAAATCCCGTTCTTGTAAGCAGCGTGGATGGTGTTGGAACCAAGCTGATTGTAGCATTTAAATCTGAAAAGTATGATACAGTTGGACAGGATCTGGTAAACCATTGTGTGAATGATATTGCCGTTTGCGGAGCCACTCCCCTTTTCTTTCTCGACTACTTTTCAACCGGAAAACTGGAACAGCAGGTTGGGTTTGATGTGGTCAGCGGATTTGCCAAAGCGTGTAAAGAGAACGGCGTGGCACTGATTGGCGGCGAAACGGCCGAAATGCCTGACATTTATGATTCCGGTGAATTTGACCTGGCCGGAACCATTGTTGGAGTAGTTGACAGAGATCAGTTGATAACCGGTGAAAAGATTCAAAAAGGAGATCTGCTGATTGGCTTTAAAAGTTCCGGGATTCACACAAACGGATATTCCCTGGCACGAAAGGTTTTGTTTAGTGAGTATGATGTAAATGATCAGCCTGAGGAATTGAATAGAACGGTTGGCGAAGAATTGCTCCAGGTTCACAGATCCTATCTCAAGGTAATTTCGGAACTTAAAGAGATTGATGGAGTAAACGGATTTTCCCATATCACCGGCGGTGGAATTGTTGGGAACACCAAACGGATTCTGCCGGATGGTTTAAAACTGGATATAGATTGGGACAGCTGGAAACGACCCGCCATTTTTGATTTGATTCAAAAAACAGGAAATGTACCGGAAGACGATATGCGTGCTACTTTTAATCTTGGGATAGGTTTGATTGCGGTGGTTTCAGAATCGGCTGTTACAAAAGTTGAAGAAATTTGTAGTCAGTTGGATGAAGAATTTCTTGAAATCGGATCAGTCATATAA
- a CDS encoding endonuclease/exonuclease/phosphatase family protein, with protein MIYNIHHGEGIDGKTDLNRIASVINKENPDILLLQEVDVNLERSQKIDIPTYLSDKTALSYSVFGKNIDIENGAYGNATLSRFPISTSENFQFEKIGPEQRGILATEISIDGNNLLVLNTHLDHTEGDSERFLYAEKAQNEILPLYGADTVLFGGDFNDIPTSRMYQKLLEEFKDAWVVSGNKNGYTIPANDPSKRIDYIFFKGDIKPDSTWIPKTEASDHLPVVSDFVWIDDE; from the coding sequence ATGATTTATAACATCCATCACGGAGAAGGGATAGATGGTAAAACAGATCTCAATCGAATTGCCTCAGTCATCAACAAAGAAAACCCGGATATTCTTTTATTACAAGAAGTAGATGTAAACTTAGAAAGATCCCAAAAGATAGACATACCAACATATTTATCTGATAAAACAGCTTTAAGTTACTCTGTATTTGGAAAAAATATTGATATTGAAAATGGAGCTTATGGAAATGCAACACTATCCAGGTTTCCAATTTCAACTTCAGAAAATTTTCAATTTGAGAAGATAGGCCCTGAACAGAGAGGTATTTTAGCAACTGAAATTTCTATAGATGGTAATAATCTTTTAGTACTGAATACACATCTCGATCATACAGAAGGAGATTCAGAACGATTCCTGTATGCAGAAAAAGCACAAAATGAAATTTTACCGTTATACGGTGCAGATACGGTACTATTTGGAGGGGATTTTAACGATATTCCAACCAGCCGGATGTATCAGAAATTGCTTGAGGAATTTAAAGATGCATGGGTAGTTTCAGGTAATAAAAATGGATATACAATACCTGCTAATGACCCTTCAAAACGAATTGACTATATCTTTTTTAAAGGTGATATAAAACCCGATTCCACTTGGATTCCGAAAACAGAAGCTTCCGATCATCTTCCCGTTGTCTCAGACTTTGTTTGGATTGATGATGAATGA
- the dtd gene encoding D-aminoacyl-tRNA deacylase, with product MKVVVQRVKNASVTVNDEVTGSIENGLLLLVGIHESDTKDEVDWCCRKIPTLRIFEDDEGKMNRSVTDVKGGILVVSQFTLYGDARKGTRPSFIEAAKPEKAELLYDYMIDVLKRDSGLQIESGEFGAMMDVEFINSGPVTLILEK from the coding sequence ATGAAAGTAGTAGTACAAAGAGTAAAAAATGCGAGTGTAACCGTTAATGATGAAGTAACCGGCAGTATTGAAAATGGTCTTTTACTACTGGTGGGTATTCATGAATCCGACACAAAAGATGAGGTAGACTGGTGCTGCAGAAAAATTCCAACTCTTCGGATTTTTGAGGATGATGAGGGAAAAATGAACCGGTCTGTAACCGACGTAAAAGGTGGAATTTTAGTGGTATCCCAATTCACTCTTTATGGTGATGCAAGGAAAGGAACCAGGCCCAGTTTTATTGAAGCAGCAAAACCGGAAAAGGCAGAATTATTATATGATTATATGATTGATGTACTGAAACGCGATAGTGGATTACAAATAGAATCCGGAGAATTTGGTGCGATGATGGATGTGGAGTTCATCAACAGCGGGCCGGTGACGCTAATCCTGGAGAAGTAA
- a CDS encoding alkaline phosphatase family protein, protein MAVCFIFVDGIGVGPKTEFNPLATSNLKFLSFFTGKDGLYDSCEERDNDSLLFKKIDANLDLKGLPQSGTGQTALFTGENASKVVGRHFGPYPHSKIKPLLKKRSLFHKVIEMGKKPHFLNAYPDLFFEKSKKRNRWSCTTLMARSAGVRLNRLEDVVEGRAVTAEIIQSAWRNKLKLDVPEIEPEEASGRMLKALDQYDLVLFEYYLTDKAGHEQDKEMADRVLNILDQFITEILENIDKDDTLVLSSDHGNLEDLSIKTHTRNPVPLFVKGNTNPFKNAESILDVTPGILEVLKNSPFEGRAGG, encoded by the coding sequence ATGGCTGTCTGTTTTATTTTTGTTGATGGAATTGGAGTCGGACCAAAAACGGAGTTTAATCCACTTGCTACTTCCAATCTAAAATTCCTCTCATTTTTTACCGGGAAAGATGGACTTTATGATTCTTGCGAAGAAAGAGATAATGATTCTCTTCTATTTAAGAAAATAGATGCCAACCTGGATCTGAAAGGCCTACCCCAAAGCGGAACGGGGCAGACGGCTTTATTTACCGGCGAGAATGCTTCAAAGGTAGTGGGACGTCATTTTGGTCCGTATCCTCATTCTAAAATTAAACCATTGCTTAAAAAAAGAAGCCTTTTTCATAAAGTGATTGAGATGGGGAAAAAGCCTCATTTTTTAAACGCTTATCCAGACCTGTTTTTTGAGAAATCAAAAAAGAGAAACCGATGGAGTTGTACAACGTTGATGGCTCGTTCTGCCGGAGTCAGGCTCAATCGGCTTGAAGATGTTGTAGAGGGAAGAGCCGTAACGGCCGAGATCATACAATCAGCCTGGAGGAATAAACTAAAGTTGGATGTGCCCGAAATTGAACCGGAAGAAGCATCAGGACGAATGTTAAAGGCGTTGGATCAATATGACCTGGTGCTGTTTGAATATTACCTGACAGACAAAGCAGGTCATGAGCAAGACAAGGAGATGGCAGATCGTGTGTTAAATATCCTGGATCAATTTATCACAGAAATTCTGGAAAATATAGATAAGGATGATACACTGGTTTTAAGCAGTGATCACGGAAACCTTGAAGATCTGTCAATCAAAACGCATACCCGGAATCCGGTTCCACTGTTTGTAAAAGGAAATACAAATCCGTTTAAAAATGCGGAGAGCATTCTGGATGTAACTCCGGGGATATTGGAGGTTTTGAAAAACTCCCCCTTTGAAGGGCGCGCAGGGGGATGA
- a CDS encoding adenylate kinase, which yields MNLILFGPPGAGKGTQAEKLVTHFDLPHLSTGNIFRANIKNETPLGKKVKSILDSGELVPDETVVELVADELDKEKYEEGVIFDGFPRTVGQAEALDQYLDKNGKKVDAFVTLDVPEEELIDRILSRGEGRTDDTPEKIKTRLEVYRNETEPVLNYYKKQGVVEEVDGVGDVDEIFERIKDAVS from the coding sequence ATGAACCTAATTTTATTTGGGCCTCCCGGGGCAGGTAAAGGTACACAAGCAGAAAAATTAGTTACCCATTTTGATCTTCCCCATCTCTCAACCGGGAATATCTTTCGGGCAAACATCAAGAATGAAACACCTTTAGGAAAAAAAGTAAAATCTATTCTGGATTCGGGAGAGCTTGTTCCTGATGAAACCGTTGTGGAACTGGTTGCCGATGAACTGGACAAAGAAAAGTATGAGGAGGGCGTCATTTTCGATGGTTTTCCAAGAACCGTTGGCCAGGCAGAAGCACTGGATCAATACCTGGATAAAAACGGTAAAAAAGTCGACGCATTTGTCACTCTGGATGTACCTGAAGAAGAGCTGATCGACCGAATTTTGAGCCGCGGCGAAGGACGTACAGATGACACTCCCGAGAAAATAAAAACTCGCTTAGAAGTCTACAGAAACGAAACAGAACCTGTTTTAAACTACTACAAAAAGCAGGGCGTAGTTGAAGAAGTAGACGGTGTTGGCGATGTAGATGAGATCTTTGAGAGGATTAAGGACGCTGTTTCGTAG
- the rplS gene encoding 50S ribosomal protein L19 produces MDKMQLVEQTIMRDDLPEFTAGDTVNVHYRVREGEKERIQQYEGIVINERGSGSNKTFIVRKISSNVGVERIFPLYSPFIAKIEVKKRGKVRRSKLFYLRDRKGKAARIKEKDSREQE; encoded by the coding sequence ATGGATAAAATGCAATTAGTAGAACAGACAATAATGCGAGACGACCTGCCGGAGTTTACAGCAGGCGATACTGTAAATGTGCATTATCGTGTTCGTGAGGGAGAGAAAGAACGTATTCAGCAATATGAAGGTATTGTAATTAATGAACGAGGTTCTGGTTCAAATAAGACGTTTATCGTTCGAAAAATCTCTTCAAATGTTGGTGTTGAGCGTATTTTCCCGCTTTATTCACCATTCATCGCAAAAATTGAAGTGAAAAAACGTGGTAAAGTTCGTCGTTCTAAACTCTTTTACCTGCGTGACAGAAAAGGAAAAGCTGCCCGAATCAAGGAAAAAGATAGCAGAGAACAAGAGTAA
- the trmD gene encoding tRNA (guanosine(37)-N1)-methyltransferase TrmD — protein MLRIDILSGVPGLLTSPLETSIVGRAQEKKRVEIHVHDLRDYTDDKHGKIDDYPYGGGAGMVMTAQPIFDCIEKLTGEREYDEIIFTAPDGDTFEQKDANELSIKQNLIFLCGHYKGVDQRVRDELITKEYSIGDYVLSGGELPALVMTDAIVRLLPGVLGDAESALNDSFQENLLEAPVYTRPAEFRGKKVPGVLLSGDHKKIEEWRFETAKERTKEKRPDLYKKFNKKH, from the coding sequence ATGCTGAGAATTGATATTCTTTCCGGTGTTCCCGGTCTGCTTACAAGCCCGCTGGAGACCAGCATAGTTGGCCGGGCACAGGAAAAAAAACGGGTTGAGATTCACGTTCATGATCTGCGGGATTACACCGACGATAAACACGGCAAGATTGATGATTATCCGTATGGCGGAGGTGCCGGAATGGTGATGACGGCTCAGCCCATTTTCGACTGTATCGAAAAGCTGACTGGCGAGCGTGAGTATGATGAGATTATTTTTACCGCGCCCGATGGAGACACATTTGAGCAGAAAGATGCGAATGAGTTATCCATCAAACAGAATCTTATTTTTCTCTGCGGCCATTATAAAGGAGTTGATCAGCGCGTTCGGGATGAACTGATTACCAAAGAGTACTCCATTGGTGATTATGTGCTTTCCGGCGGCGAACTTCCGGCACTGGTTATGACTGATGCGATTGTTCGCCTGTTGCCTGGTGTTTTGGGGGATGCGGAAAGCGCCCTGAATGATTCTTTCCAGGAAAACTTGTTGGAAGCTCCTGTGTATACACGACCGGCCGAATTCAGAGGAAAAAAAGTTCCCGGTGTGTTGTTGTCCGGTGATCATAAAAAAATTGAAGAATGGCGTTTTGAAACAGCCAAAGAACGGACCAAAGAAAAGCGACCCGATTTATACAAAAAATTTAATAAGAAACATTAA
- the rimM gene encoding ribosome maturation factor RimM (Essential for efficient processing of 16S rRNA), giving the protein MDQSMRNRFVEIGRIGRPRGLEGVVRFMPNQNFVDDLFDRVDLFYMKNERSDLVPSRIDSVYVEAKRNDQTFFVKFDMIANRTDAEEAQNKAVFIKADLFDEVAEPAEEDDSLFGYRIQYNGEEFGEVLDVLRNPAHPILEVKHGAGTILIPMVDEYVDEMDHENGIIFCINLNQLTDL; this is encoded by the coding sequence ATGGACCAATCCATGCGAAACCGGTTTGTAGAGATAGGCCGAATCGGCAGGCCCCGCGGACTGGAAGGTGTTGTCCGCTTTATGCCGAATCAAAATTTTGTAGATGATCTTTTCGATCGGGTCGATCTTTTTTATATGAAAAATGAACGCTCCGATCTGGTCCCATCAAGGATTGATTCCGTGTATGTGGAGGCCAAACGAAATGATCAAACGTTCTTTGTAAAATTTGATATGATTGCCAACCGGACAGATGCGGAAGAGGCTCAGAATAAAGCTGTCTTCATAAAAGCGGATCTGTTTGATGAAGTTGCAGAACCCGCTGAAGAGGATGACTCGTTATTCGGCTACAGAATTCAATACAATGGCGAAGAGTTTGGAGAAGTGTTGGATGTATTAAGAAATCCTGCTCATCCCATTCTGGAAGTAAAACATGGTGCCGGTACAATTTTAATCCCGATGGTTGATGAGTATGTGGATGAAATGGATCATGAAAATGGTATCATCTTCTGCATTAATCTGAATCAATTAACAGATTTATAA
- the rpsP gene encoding 30S ribosomal protein S16, which produces MIKLRLQRRGRKKRPYYHIVAADSRSPRDGRIIERLGRYDNATESKELTYDEERIIHWLKIGAQPSNTVRNILKHEGIMYKMHLMRWGKSDEEIEEALTEWKEAREARAEEDTSRKAQQQELLKAEEKEYKKQLEEKAAKAAKELEREKKLEEAKAEESEEDEAPKTPAGEIEAALEKAEKSDEEETEKKAEASPEKETADEDTEEEVKTDAEEETEAKEEGAAEAKEEEAEEKEEVEAKADAEEAEEEAEPEAEEEKQEAAASDEEDEDEDEEEAKAEAESEESEKDEEEEKAEAGTVSTDMNATEAIDHIKNTPLEELEGFVPDDEDRVTVQRAWDSKQSDSE; this is translated from the coding sequence TTGATTAAGTTACGTTTACAACGACGAGGAAGAAAAAAACGGCCGTATTACCATATCGTAGCAGCGGACAGCCGATCTCCAAGAGATGGGCGGATTATCGAACGATTGGGCAGATACGACAATGCAACTGAAAGTAAAGAGCTCACCTACGATGAAGAGCGAATTATTCACTGGCTGAAAATTGGTGCTCAACCAAGTAATACCGTTCGAAATATTTTGAAGCATGAAGGTATTATGTACAAAATGCACCTGATGAGATGGGGCAAATCCGACGAAGAAATTGAAGAAGCATTAACCGAGTGGAAAGAAGCTCGCGAAGCCAGAGCTGAAGAAGACACCAGCCGGAAAGCCCAACAACAAGAGCTGCTTAAAGCAGAAGAGAAAGAATATAAGAAGCAGCTTGAAGAAAAAGCTGCAAAAGCAGCCAAAGAGCTTGAACGGGAGAAGAAACTGGAAGAAGCCAAAGCTGAAGAATCAGAAGAAGACGAAGCACCGAAAACACCGGCCGGTGAAATTGAAGCTGCTTTAGAAAAAGCTGAAAAATCCGATGAAGAAGAAACGGAGAAAAAAGCTGAAGCTTCACCCGAAAAAGAAACAGCAGACGAAGATACTGAAGAAGAGGTAAAAACCGACGCTGAAGAGGAAACAGAAGCCAAGGAAGAAGGGGCTGCCGAAGCCAAAGAGGAAGAGGCTGAAGAAAAAGAAGAGGTTGAAGCAAAAGCGGATGCTGAAGAGGCTGAGGAAGAAGCAGAGCCCGAAGCCGAAGAAGAGAAACAGGAAGCGGCTGCATCTGATGAAGAAGATGAAGACGAGGACGAAGAAGAAGCGAAAGCTGAAGCCGAGTCTGAAGAATCAGAAAAAGATGAAGAGGAAGAAAAAGCCGAAGCCGGGACGGTTTCTACGGATATGAATGCAACCGAAGCGATCGATCACATCAAAAATACTCCACTCGAAGAGCTGGAAGGTTTTGTACCTGATGATGAAGATCGGGTAACGGTTCAGCGCGCCTGGGATAGCAAACAATCTGACTCTGAATAA